One stretch of Pseudomonas fluorescens Q2-87 DNA includes these proteins:
- a CDS encoding SDR family NAD(P)-dependent oxidoreductase has product MLLQGKVAIITGAASERGIGRATAITFAKHGARVVILDLDESAARDAAASLGDGHLGLAANVADETQVKAAVAKVIEQYGRIDILINNAGITQPIKTLDIRPSDYDKVLDVSLRGTLLMSQAVIPAMRSQASGSIVCMSSVSAQRGGGIFGGPHYSAAKAGVLGLGKAMAREFGADNIRVNSITPGLIHTDITGGLMQDDRRHAIIESIPLGRLGAAQDVANAALFLASDLSSYLTGITLDVNGGMLIH; this is encoded by the coding sequence ATGCTTCTTCAAGGCAAAGTCGCGATTATCACTGGCGCTGCATCCGAACGTGGTATCGGCCGCGCAACGGCGATTACCTTCGCCAAACACGGCGCCCGCGTTGTGATCCTGGATCTCGACGAATCCGCCGCCCGTGACGCTGCGGCCTCCCTCGGCGACGGCCATCTGGGCCTGGCCGCCAACGTCGCCGATGAGACACAAGTCAAAGCAGCCGTCGCCAAGGTTATCGAGCAGTACGGCCGTATCGACATACTCATCAATAACGCCGGCATCACGCAACCGATCAAGACCCTGGACATTCGTCCCAGCGATTATGACAAGGTTCTGGATGTAAGCCTGCGCGGCACGCTATTGATGTCGCAGGCGGTCATCCCGGCGATGCGTTCCCAGGCTTCGGGCAGCATCGTCTGCATGTCCTCCGTCTCTGCCCAGCGCGGCGGCGGAATTTTCGGCGGGCCGCACTACAGCGCGGCAAAGGCCGGTGTGCTCGGATTGGGCAAGGCCATGGCGCGGGAGTTTGGCGCGGACAACATTCGCGTCAACTCCATCACGCCAGGTTTGATCCATACCGACATCACCGGCGGCCTGATGCAGGATGATCGGCGCCACGCCATCATCGAAAGCATCCCGCTGGGCCGGCTTGGCGCCGCCCAGGATGTCGCCAATGCGGCGCTGTTTCTTGCCAGCGACTTGTCCTCTTACCTCACCGGCATCACGCTCGATGTAAACGGCGGCATGTTGATCCACTGA
- a CDS encoding ABC transporter permease has protein sequence MIELLQEYWRSFVYSDGSQITGLAMTLWLLSASIFIGFVVSIPLSIARVSPRFYVRWPVQFYTYLFRGTPLYIQLLICYTGIYSLAAVRAQPVLDAFFRDAMNCTILAFALNTCAYTTEIFAGAIRNVAHGEVEAAKAYGLSGWKLYAFVIMPSALRRSLPYYSNEVILMLHSTTVAFTATVPDILKVARDANSATFLTFQSFGIAALIYLAVTFALVGLFRVAERHWLAFLGPAH, from the coding sequence ATGATCGAATTGTTGCAGGAATACTGGCGCTCTTTCGTCTACAGCGATGGAAGCCAAATCACCGGTTTGGCAATGACGCTGTGGTTGCTCAGCGCATCGATTTTCATTGGATTCGTCGTGTCGATTCCACTGTCCATCGCTCGCGTTTCACCCAGGTTCTACGTGCGCTGGCCGGTGCAGTTCTACACGTACCTGTTCAGGGGAACACCGCTCTATATCCAGTTGCTGATCTGCTACACCGGCATCTACAGCTTGGCTGCGGTACGTGCCCAGCCGGTGCTGGATGCGTTTTTCCGCGATGCCATGAACTGCACCATTCTTGCCTTCGCCTTGAATACTTGCGCCTACACCACCGAAATATTTGCCGGGGCCATTCGCAACGTCGCCCATGGCGAGGTCGAGGCTGCGAAAGCGTATGGCCTCTCAGGCTGGAAGCTCTACGCCTTTGTGATCATGCCTTCAGCACTGCGTCGTTCGCTGCCGTATTACAGCAACGAAGTCATTCTGATGCTGCATTCGACCACGGTGGCGTTCACCGCCACGGTGCCAGACATTCTCAAAGTGGCGCGTGACGCCAACTCCGCAACTTTCTTGACCTTTCAATCGTTTGGGATCGCGGCGCTGATCTATCTGGCAGTGACTTTTGCCCTGGTCGGCCTGTTCCGAGTCGCCGAACGTCATTGGCTGGCTTTCCTGGGCCCGGCGCACTGA
- a CDS encoding ABC transporter ATP-binding protein yields the protein MYKLTVDGLHKKYGSHEVLKGVSLQAETGDVISLIGASGSGKSTFLRCINFLETPDDVAMSLDGKPIRMVKNHTGLRVADDRELQRLRTRLAMVFQHFNLWGHMSVLENITIAPRRVLGISKKDAEDRARRYLDKVGLPARVADQFPAFLSGGQQQRVAIARALAMEPEVMLFDEPTSALDPEVVGEVLKVIQGLAEEGRTMIMVTHEMGFARKVSNQLLFLHQGLVEEQGGPEILDNPQSERLQQFLSNGLK from the coding sequence ATGTACAAATTGACCGTTGACGGCCTGCACAAGAAATACGGTAGCCACGAGGTGCTCAAAGGGGTTTCCCTTCAAGCGGAAACAGGTGATGTCATCAGCCTGATTGGCGCGAGCGGCTCCGGGAAGAGCACGTTCCTGCGCTGTATCAATTTTCTTGAAACCCCTGATGACGTTGCCATGAGCCTGGATGGAAAACCGATCCGCATGGTTAAAAACCATACTGGATTGCGGGTGGCGGATGATCGAGAACTGCAGCGATTGCGCACCCGCTTGGCCATGGTGTTCCAGCATTTCAATCTGTGGGGGCATATGTCCGTGCTCGAGAACATCACCATTGCCCCACGTCGTGTGCTGGGCATCAGCAAAAAGGATGCAGAAGACCGTGCCCGACGGTACTTGGATAAAGTCGGCTTGCCTGCCCGTGTTGCCGATCAGTTCCCTGCGTTTCTTTCAGGCGGCCAACAGCAGCGCGTAGCGATTGCCCGTGCGCTGGCCATGGAGCCGGAGGTCATGTTGTTCGACGAACCCACTTCAGCGCTGGACCCGGAGGTGGTGGGCGAAGTATTGAAGGTTATCCAGGGGCTCGCCGAAGAAGGCCGGACCATGATCATGGTGACCCATGAAATGGGATTTGCACGCAAGGTGTCGAACCAACTGCTGTTTCTCCATCAGGGGCTTGTCGAAGAACAGGGTGGGCCAGAGATTCTGGATAACCCCCAAAGCGAGCGCCTGCAGCAGTTTCTGTCCAATGGGCTGAAGTGA
- a CDS encoding transketolase encodes MTVTLSRASSTTLVQRAHNIRRHALRMGQVQGQGYVGQALGAADLLAVSYFHALNYKPEDPEWEQRDRFYLSIGHYAIALYAALIEAEIIPLDELETYGSDDSRLPMSGMAAYTPGMEITGGSLGQGLGIAVGACLGLKRKQSASFVYNLLSDGELNEGSTWEAVMSASHWKLDNLIAIVDVNNQQADGHSSEVLAFEPIVDRWQAFGWFTQRVDGNDLDALVKAFDAARHHRAAQPRVVICDTKMGKGVPFLETREKTHFIRVDEHEWDVALNNLEEGKTL; translated from the coding sequence ATGACTGTCACATTATCTCGCGCGTCGTCCACCACCCTGGTGCAGCGTGCCCATAACATTCGCCGCCATGCCTTGCGCATGGGTCAAGTCCAGGGCCAGGGCTACGTCGGCCAGGCGCTGGGCGCGGCAGATTTGCTGGCCGTGTCGTACTTTCATGCCTTGAACTACAAGCCCGAAGATCCCGAATGGGAACAGCGTGATCGCTTTTATCTTTCCATCGGCCACTATGCGATCGCGCTATACGCCGCGCTGATCGAAGCTGAAATCATTCCACTGGACGAGCTTGAAACCTACGGTTCGGATGACAGCCGCTTGCCCATGTCCGGCATGGCCGCATACACCCCCGGCATGGAAATCACCGGCGGCTCGCTGGGCCAGGGGCTGGGTATCGCGGTTGGCGCCTGCCTGGGTTTGAAGCGCAAGCAATCCGCCTCTTTCGTCTACAACCTGCTGTCGGATGGCGAGCTGAATGAGGGGTCTACCTGGGAAGCGGTCATGTCCGCTTCGCACTGGAAACTCGACAACCTGATCGCCATCGTCGACGTCAATAACCAGCAAGCCGACGGGCATTCCAGCGAGGTGCTCGCATTTGAACCCATCGTTGACCGATGGCAAGCCTTTGGCTGGTTCACCCAGCGGGTAGACGGCAACGATCTCGACGCTTTGGTCAAGGCGTTCGACGCCGCCCGCCACCATCGCGCCGCGCAACCGCGCGTGGTCATTTGCGATACCAAGATGGGCAAAGGCGTGCCGTTCCTGGAAACCCGCGAAAAAACTCACTTCATCCGCGTGGATGAGCATGAATGGGATGTGGCCCTGAACAACCTCGAAGAAGGCAAGACGCTATGA
- a CDS encoding DMT family transporter: MAWISLIVAGIFEVVWAFSMKQSEGFTRLGPTVITFITVIASFALLSFSMKSLPLGTAYTIWTGIGAVGAFAAGIFFMGEPASLLRIVAAVLIVSGLLMMKLVSA, translated from the coding sequence GTGGCTTGGATAAGTTTGATCGTGGCAGGAATATTTGAAGTGGTCTGGGCTTTTTCGATGAAACAATCTGAAGGGTTTACGCGATTAGGGCCAACGGTTATTACCTTTATCACCGTGATTGCCAGTTTCGCCTTGTTGTCGTTCTCGATGAAGAGCTTGCCGCTCGGCACGGCGTATACCATCTGGACCGGTATCGGCGCTGTGGGCGCCTTCGCGGCGGGTATTTTCTTCATGGGGGAGCCCGCCAGCCTGTTGCGGATCGTGGCGGCTGTTTTGATTGTCAGCGGCTTGCTGATGATGAAACTTGTGTCCGCCTGA
- a CDS encoding MFS transporter, whose amino-acid sequence MMTTMTLDAVSSVRSSAYRKTAWRLMPFLMLCYLCAYLDRVNVGFAKLQMMNDLSLSETVYGLGAGVFFLGYFLCEVPSNLILHKVGARRWIARIMISWGIISALFAFVETAWQFYTLRFLLGIAEAGLAPGLLLYLTYWFPSYRRAKMTVLWFIAIPLSGMIGGPLSGYIMTKFAGFHGWAGWQWMFVIEAIPTVIVGLMVLAYLKDGVHQATWLTDEEKTLVSKELAEDNSRKVTHASVGAFLRDRRLWTLACIYFCVVMGQYAITFWLPTLIRNAGVADPMYIGLLTSLPYLCAIVAMVLMGRSGDKHQERRWHLVGPMIAGALGLTLAAVFGANLTLSVLCLCLAAAGVLSASSLFWMLPTTLLGGVSAAAGIAGINSFANLAGFCSPYLIGWVTTTTGSSAIGMYLITAVLCIGACLVLRIPAASVNR is encoded by the coding sequence ATGATGACCACCATGACACTCGACGCTGTGTCCTCGGTACGCTCAAGCGCGTATCGAAAAACTGCCTGGCGACTGATGCCTTTCCTGATGCTGTGCTACCTGTGCGCTTACCTTGACCGGGTAAATGTCGGGTTCGCAAAGCTGCAGATGATGAATGACCTGTCCCTGAGCGAGACCGTATACGGCCTAGGCGCGGGCGTGTTCTTCCTTGGCTATTTCCTCTGCGAAGTGCCAAGCAACCTCATCCTTCACAAGGTCGGTGCCCGGCGCTGGATCGCGCGCATCATGATCTCGTGGGGCATCATTTCCGCCCTCTTCGCTTTCGTCGAAACCGCCTGGCAGTTCTATACGTTGCGCTTTCTGCTGGGTATCGCCGAGGCCGGTCTCGCGCCGGGCTTGCTGCTTTACCTCACGTACTGGTTCCCCTCCTACCGCCGCGCCAAGATGACCGTGCTGTGGTTCATCGCCATTCCGCTCTCAGGGATGATCGGCGGGCCGCTCTCGGGCTACATCATGACCAAGTTCGCAGGTTTTCATGGCTGGGCGGGCTGGCAGTGGATGTTCGTGATCGAAGCCATTCCGACCGTCATCGTCGGCCTGATGGTGCTGGCTTACCTCAAGGATGGCGTCCACCAGGCGACCTGGCTCACCGACGAAGAAAAAACGCTGGTGAGCAAAGAGTTGGCCGAGGACAACAGCCGCAAGGTCACCCATGCATCGGTCGGGGCGTTCCTGCGGGACCGTCGCCTTTGGACTCTCGCGTGCATCTACTTTTGCGTAGTCATGGGCCAATACGCGATCACCTTTTGGTTGCCGACGCTTATCCGCAACGCCGGGGTAGCCGACCCGATGTACATCGGATTGCTGACCAGTCTCCCCTACCTGTGCGCCATCGTCGCGATGGTCCTCATGGGGCGCAGCGGCGACAAGCACCAAGAACGCCGCTGGCACCTGGTCGGGCCCATGATCGCCGGCGCGCTGGGCCTCACGTTGGCGGCGGTGTTCGGCGCAAACCTGACGCTGTCGGTGTTGTGCCTGTGCCTTGCAGCAGCAGGTGTGCTCTCGGCGTCTTCGCTGTTCTGGATGCTGCCCACCACATTGCTCGGTGGCGTCTCCGCCGCTGCGGGGATCGCCGGAATCAACAGCTTCGCCAATCTTGCGGGTTTCTGCTCGCCGTACCTGATTGGATGGGTCACTACCACGACCGGTTCGAGCGCCATTGGCATGTACCTGATTACCGCTGTGCTGTGTATCGGTGCCTGCCTGGTGCTGCGCATTCCAGCCGCGTCGGTCAATCGTTGA
- a CDS encoding trans-sulfuration enzyme family protein — MRPDKHNLLTLSAATLAVHGGNVADVTSGAVRTPLVMANSYLLPEDPATMDWSSPDGLVYTRNQGHNQVCLEKKLAALEGCDDAVVFATGVAALHSVFFSFLKSGDHVIVSDITYQAVWRLFAELLPERYGIEATFVDVGDLESVRKAIRPNTKLIHTETIANPTTKVADISALAEIAHAHGALISVDATFTPPPFFRASEHGVDFVIHSLTKYINGHGDAMGGVVIGSNQLINKIKNDALVDLGATISPFNAWMIMRGSVTLPLRLKQLLDTAERLARFLDSDDRIAYVYYPGLPSHPQHELARRQFAGKGFGAVMAFAVKGDPDAQNRFVSNLRIITSAVSLGHDESLIVHVGAEGRGGFDKYPEEFRQYGHLRFSVGLEDPEDLIKDIGFALDETFN, encoded by the coding sequence ATGCGTCCCGATAAACACAATCTTTTGACATTATCTGCAGCGACGCTGGCTGTTCATGGCGGGAACGTCGCGGATGTCACCAGTGGCGCTGTCCGTACGCCATTGGTCATGGCTAACTCCTATCTCCTCCCGGAAGATCCGGCGACCATGGACTGGTCCAGCCCGGATGGTCTCGTATATACGCGTAATCAAGGTCATAACCAGGTCTGTCTTGAAAAGAAGCTCGCAGCCCTCGAGGGATGTGACGACGCGGTGGTTTTCGCGACCGGCGTCGCGGCGTTGCACTCGGTGTTCTTTTCATTCTTGAAAAGCGGTGACCATGTCATTGTCAGTGACATCACCTACCAGGCAGTCTGGCGCCTGTTCGCAGAGCTACTGCCTGAACGTTATGGTATTGAAGCAACGTTCGTAGACGTCGGTGACCTGGAGTCGGTGCGTAAAGCCATTCGGCCCAATACCAAGCTGATCCACACCGAAACGATCGCCAACCCCACCACAAAGGTTGCAGACATCAGCGCGTTGGCTGAAATTGCACATGCCCACGGCGCACTTATCTCAGTGGACGCCACGTTCACTCCGCCTCCATTTTTCCGCGCAAGCGAACACGGCGTCGACTTCGTCATTCACTCATTGACCAAGTACATCAATGGGCATGGCGACGCCATGGGCGGGGTGGTGATTGGCTCCAATCAGCTGATCAACAAGATCAAAAATGATGCACTGGTGGATCTTGGCGCGACCATTTCCCCATTCAACGCGTGGATGATAATGCGTGGTTCAGTCACGTTGCCACTGCGCCTGAAGCAGTTGCTGGATACGGCTGAAAGGCTCGCTCGGTTTCTGGACTCCGACGATCGGATTGCCTACGTCTATTACCCGGGTTTGCCTTCCCATCCGCAGCATGAGCTGGCGAGACGGCAATTTGCAGGCAAAGGCTTCGGGGCGGTGATGGCCTTTGCGGTGAAGGGCGATCCTGATGCGCAGAACCGGTTTGTTTCGAATCTGCGCATCATCACTTCAGCTGTTTCTCTAGGGCATGACGAATCCCTGATCGTGCATGTGGGCGCGGAAGGTCGGGGGGGCTTTGACAAGTATCCCGAAGAGTTCCGCCAATACGGTCATTTGCGTTTTTCTGTGGGATTGGAAGACCCGGAAGACTTGATAAAAGATATTGGCTTCGCGCTGGACGAAACATTCAATTGA
- a CDS encoding transporter substrate-binding domain-containing protein, with product MISLKKLYLIMFFALCTNAVSAKEYATLRFGVDASYAPFEFKAADGSLKGFDIDLGNAICAKLQVKCLWVESDFDGLIPGLRAGKFDGILSSMTVTPPREKAIDFSNELFSGFTSYVFKKGSGLSSDVASLKGKTVGYFQGSIQEAYAKAVLDKAGVKIQSYQNQDQVYYDLVAGRLDASLQDTLQAQLGFIMSPQGADYEMSPPVDSPYLPTKTAIGIAKGDAQLKALLDKAIQALHDEGTYDSIQKQHFGDLNLYSGK from the coding sequence ATGATTTCGCTGAAAAAACTGTATTTGATAATGTTCTTTGCACTGTGCACAAACGCGGTGTCAGCCAAAGAGTACGCCACCTTGCGTTTCGGAGTGGATGCCAGCTACGCGCCGTTTGAATTCAAGGCGGCCGATGGCAGCCTCAAGGGATTCGACATTGATTTAGGCAATGCGATTTGTGCAAAGCTTCAAGTCAAATGCTTATGGGTGGAGAGCGATTTTGATGGCTTGATTCCCGGTCTCAGGGCCGGCAAGTTCGACGGCATTCTCTCGTCAATGACCGTGACGCCGCCGCGTGAAAAAGCGATCGATTTTTCAAATGAGCTGTTTTCCGGATTCACGTCTTATGTGTTCAAGAAAGGCTCGGGCCTGAGCTCAGATGTGGCGTCACTCAAGGGCAAGACGGTTGGCTACTTCCAAGGCAGTATCCAGGAAGCCTACGCCAAGGCTGTCCTGGACAAGGCTGGCGTAAAGATCCAGTCCTATCAAAACCAGGACCAGGTGTATTACGACCTGGTAGCTGGGCGGCTCGATGCATCCCTGCAGGACACCCTCCAAGCGCAGCTGGGATTTATCATGTCACCTCAGGGCGCCGATTACGAAATGAGCCCACCGGTCGATAGCCCGTATCTTCCCACCAAAACCGCCATCGGCATTGCCAAGGGCGATGCGCAACTCAAGGCTCTGCTGGATAAAGCGATCCAGGCCCTGCACGACGAAGGCACTTACGATTCGATCCAGAAGCAACACTTTGGCGATCTGAATCTGTACAGCGGCAAATAA
- a CDS encoding ABC transporter permease, with protein sequence MFETLLGALGLGAFSMKGFGPLLLEGAWMTVKLSLSALALSVLLGLIGASAKLSSLKLLRLPAQLYTTLIRGVPDLVLMLLIFYSLQTWLTVITDALDWEYIEINPFVAGIITLGFIYGAYFTETFRGAMLAVPRGQVEAATAYGLSRVQRFRFVVFPQMMRFALPGLGNNWMVILKATALVSIIGLADLVKAAQDAGKSTYQLFFFLILAALAYLVITSISNVVLRCLERYFAAGSREAVR encoded by the coding sequence ATGTTCGAAACACTATTAGGTGCCCTGGGGCTCGGCGCATTCAGCATGAAAGGGTTCGGTCCCTTGCTGCTCGAGGGTGCCTGGATGACCGTCAAGCTCTCGTTGTCCGCCCTGGCGCTCAGCGTATTGCTCGGGCTGATCGGGGCCAGTGCCAAACTTTCCAGCCTCAAGCTGCTGCGCTTGCCGGCGCAGCTCTACACAACGCTGATTCGTGGGGTGCCGGACCTGGTATTGATGCTGTTGATTTTCTACAGCCTGCAAACCTGGCTGACGGTTATCACGGACGCGTTGGACTGGGAGTACATCGAGATCAACCCCTTCGTCGCCGGCATCATCACCCTGGGGTTCATCTATGGCGCCTATTTCACCGAAACCTTCCGCGGCGCCATGCTGGCCGTTCCCCGTGGCCAGGTCGAAGCGGCTACCGCGTATGGGCTAAGTCGCGTCCAACGTTTTCGCTTCGTGGTCTTCCCGCAAATGATGCGGTTCGCGCTTCCGGGTCTTGGCAATAACTGGATGGTGATCCTGAAAGCCACCGCACTGGTGTCGATCATCGGCCTGGCCGACTTGGTGAAGGCTGCTCAGGACGCAGGAAAGAGCACCTACCAGTTGTTCTTTTTTCTGATATTGGCGGCGCTGGCATACCTGGTCATCACCAGCATCTCCAATGTCGTCCTGCGTTGCCTGGAGCGGTATTTCGCGGCGGGCTCACGGGAGGCGGTGCGATGA
- a CDS encoding alpha/beta hydrolase codes for MNVDHLLDPDYAFFLEEPSSEWTLAALPGIRARIGANSKTPETSRGEQRWTGDTADADGVRLCIYRPAPVIETPSLPSILYLHGGGFVLGSPEMADDYLADLADELQAVIVAVDYRLAPEHPFPAPLEDCYTALDWLFRQSHALGLDRQKVVIMGHSAGGGLAATLALLVRERREYSVAGLLMIYPMLDHRTGSAAAPSANPTTGTLNWRPQANQFCWQCLQGSYAARDEKACLFSPALADDLGGLPRSFIGVGSLDLFLEEGVDFALKLSRSGVSSELHVYPGVPHMFDQYPGRMTDQCRSDVALALGRMWTASA; via the coding sequence TTGAACGTTGACCACCTGCTGGACCCCGATTACGCGTTTTTCCTTGAAGAACCCTCCAGCGAATGGACGCTCGCCGCCCTCCCCGGCATCCGAGCCCGAATAGGCGCGAACTCGAAAACCCCCGAGACGTCGCGCGGCGAACAGCGCTGGACAGGCGATACCGCAGATGCCGATGGGGTGCGCCTGTGCATTTACCGACCTGCCCCTGTTATTGAGACCCCATCGCTCCCCTCTATCCTCTACTTGCATGGCGGCGGTTTCGTGCTGGGAAGCCCGGAAATGGCCGACGATTACTTGGCCGATCTCGCTGACGAGTTGCAAGCGGTGATCGTCGCGGTCGATTATCGGCTGGCTCCAGAACATCCATTTCCTGCGCCGCTGGAGGACTGTTACACGGCGCTGGACTGGCTTTTTCGTCAAAGCCATGCGCTTGGCCTCGATCGGCAAAAAGTCGTGATCATGGGCCACAGTGCCGGTGGCGGCCTGGCTGCCACATTGGCCCTGCTGGTTCGCGAGCGCCGCGAGTATTCAGTCGCAGGCCTGCTCATGATTTACCCGATGCTCGACCACCGAACCGGCTCGGCGGCAGCACCTTCGGCCAATCCCACCACCGGCACGTTGAATTGGCGGCCACAGGCCAACCAGTTTTGCTGGCAATGCCTGCAAGGGTCGTATGCCGCCCGAGACGAAAAAGCCTGCCTGTTTTCACCCGCGCTGGCGGATGATCTAGGGGGGTTGCCACGCAGCTTTATCGGCGTCGGAAGCTTGGATCTTTTTCTTGAGGAAGGTGTGGACTTCGCACTGAAACTCTCCCGCTCAGGCGTGTCCAGCGAGCTTCACGTCTACCCGGGCGTCCCGCATATGTTCGATCAGTATCCCGGGCGAATGACCGATCAATGCAGGAGCGATGTCGCGCTTGCCCTTGGCAGAATGTGGACCGCGTCAGCGTGA
- a CDS encoding transketolase family protein, protein MSNATNTTAQAPATVKKKLTTSAMIASIAAEGQATRSAPFGHALATLADQRQDIVGLSADLSKYTDLHIFAKAHPERFYQMGMAEQLLMSAAAGMAREGFVPFATTYAVFASRRAYDFICMAIAEENLNVKIVCGLPGLTTGYGPSHQATDDLAILRAMPNLMIVDPCDALEIEQAVPAIAAHQGPVYMRLLRGNVPLVLDEYDYTFEIGKAKTLRTGNDVLIISTGLMTMRALEAAKALQADGVDVAVLHVPTIKPLDEQTILAEARKPGRLVVTAENHSIIGGLGEAVATVLLRNAVTPTFRQIALPDAFLDAGALPTLHDRYGISTQAVCTQIKGWL, encoded by the coding sequence ATGAGTAACGCGACCAACACTACGGCTCAGGCGCCGGCGACCGTGAAGAAAAAACTGACAACTTCCGCAATGATTGCATCGATTGCCGCTGAAGGTCAGGCCACCAGATCCGCACCTTTTGGACATGCCTTGGCCACGCTCGCGGATCAGCGCCAGGATATCGTGGGCTTATCGGCTGACTTGTCCAAATACACCGACCTGCATATTTTTGCGAAAGCGCACCCGGAGCGTTTTTACCAGATGGGCATGGCCGAGCAGTTGTTGATGAGCGCGGCGGCGGGCATGGCTCGGGAGGGATTCGTGCCCTTCGCCACCACTTACGCGGTGTTTGCTTCGCGCCGGGCCTATGACTTCATTTGCATGGCGATTGCCGAGGAAAACCTCAACGTCAAAATCGTTTGTGGCTTGCCCGGGCTCACGACCGGGTATGGTCCCAGCCATCAGGCAACTGATGACTTGGCGATCTTGCGCGCCATGCCCAACCTGATGATTGTCGATCCCTGCGATGCCCTGGAAATCGAACAGGCCGTGCCCGCCATAGCGGCGCATCAAGGCCCGGTGTACATGCGATTGCTGCGGGGTAACGTACCGCTGGTGCTCGACGAATATGACTATACATTCGAGATCGGCAAAGCCAAGACCCTGCGCACCGGCAATGACGTCTTGATCATTTCCACTGGCTTGATGACCATGCGCGCCCTGGAAGCGGCCAAGGCGCTTCAAGCTGACGGCGTGGATGTCGCGGTGCTGCACGTTCCCACCATCAAGCCCTTGGATGAACAAACCATTCTGGCGGAGGCCAGGAAGCCGGGGCGACTGGTAGTGACGGCGGAAAATCATTCCATCATCGGCGGATTGGGCGAAGCGGTGGCAACCGTGCTGTTGCGCAATGCAGTGACGCCGACGTTCAGGCAAATCGCCTTGCCGGACGCCTTTCTCGATGCTGGCGCGCTTCCGACATTGCATGATCGTTACGGTATTTCTACCCAAGCTGTGTGTACGCAGATCAAGGGTTGGTTATAG